One genomic region from Magallana gigas chromosome 3, xbMagGiga1.1, whole genome shotgun sequence encodes:
- the LOC117692785 gene encoding uncharacterized protein isoform X2, with translation MEQAKSLRQDKKYKQLKAFARAEIAYCYSRMGPEYHEKSQQLFRKAIDSFYFLEKHYLWEFGLAMSLRRQANIFAMRSPSDFNPKEKNQEAILILEHITQMCVDRKLAARAWVELGLIMASGECDNMKLNCEGFSSEECFHNALILCPNAYFVLQRYGQHLRYLRKFNESKRFLEKSISIQDTQFARHHLALTLIKLVLKSDSNTNKVTGIYQRTISKKPSKSEPNSFWGSKMSISSPKKVQRFPNHPFLKEAVVHLKKALNMNEDFDKARYDLGLTYRYLGENKEALKCFSRITSARWGKSSEYKVIIINAYEQQGICSLELAEMATNEKEKTELKTNGQRLLWKSLEVASLVIKTLPYFKETNAALPTLKELLTENEDPRKFSKEMARLYDLVHDHDKATDLCHHLLQIDNTDSFAIRKVVQEYARVKDFDNAIHTLFLLRCTKQSDSLEKDLYLTTFLEGAKYSHENGDDEEAKLRFIQAYNVASYDKECKCLSECSCCDVFVFCVEHLDDVCACELSYNHLVPCISSMFGINIYFNDTLCVGGTLNQSYMIKMIEEAKYIMPIINGGPADHSNTSLGCLLYEKIELHREKVIPITFGNNNHSIKRSVVVNGESCTQFDTAANTISDLLSNIVMEMSKISLK, from the coding sequence AATGGGCCCAGAATACCATGAAAAGTCTCAGCAATTATTCCGTAAAGCAATAGATTCCTTTTATTTTCTGGAAAAACATTACCTGTGGGAGTTTGGCTTAGCAATGTCACTAAGGAGGcaagcaaatatttttgcaatgaGAAGCCCAAGCGATTTCAACcctaaagaaaaaaaccaagaGGCGATACTTATTCTAGAGCACATAACCCAAATGTGTGTTGATAGAAAACTTGCAGCAAGAGCATGGGTCGAATTAGGACTTATTATGGCGTCCGGAGAATGTGACAACATGAAGTTGAATTGTGAGGGGTTTTCTAGTGAAGAGTGTTTCCACAACGCATTAATTCTTTGCCCTAACGCTTATTTTGTTTTGCAGCGGTATGGACAACATTTACGTTATCTTCGAAAATTTAACGaatcaaaaagatttttagAAAAATCTATTAGCATCCAAGACACGCAATTTGCTCGACATCACCTTGCTTTGACATTAATAAAATTGGTTTTGAAAAGTGATTCTAACACTAATAAGGTAACTGGAATCTATCAAAGAACAATATCAAAGAAACCATCGAAATCAGAACCTAACTCCTTTTGGGGATCAAAAATGTCAATATCATCCCCAAAAAAAGTCCAGCGTTTCCCCAACCACCCATTTTTAAAAGAGGCAGTTGTCCACTTGAAGAAAGCTTTAAATATGAACGAAGACTTTGATAAGGCTAGATATGATCTAGGACTAACGTACCGTTATTTAGGTGAAAATAAAGAAGCCCTTAAATGCTTTTCAAGAATAACCTCTGCGAGATGGGGTAAATCATCGGAATATAAAGTCATCATTATAAATGCTTACGAACAACAAGGTATATGCAGTCTCGAACTGGCAGAAATGGCAACAAATGAGAAAGAAAAAACGGAACTTAAAACGAATGGCCAACGGCTACTTTGGAAGTCCTTAGAAGTAGCATCTCTGGTCATTAAAACATTGCCTTATTTTAAGGAAACAAATGCCGCTTTACCAACACTTAAGGAATTGCTAACAGAAAATGAAGACCCAAGGAAATTTTCTAAAGAAATGGCTAGACTTTACGATTTGGTCCATGACCACGATAAAGCCACAGACTTGTGCCATCATCTGCTTCAAATAGACAATACAGACTCTTTTGCAATCCGCAAAGTTGTTCAGGAATATGCTCGTGTAAAAGATTTTGATAATGCAATACACACACTGTTCTTGCTTCGATGTACAAAACAGTCCGATTCACTGGAGAAAGACTTATACCTAACCACCTTTCTGGAAGGAGCAAAATACAGCCACGAAAACGGGGATGACGAGGAAGCTAAACTGCGCTTCATACAAGCATACAATGTAGCTTCGTACGACAAAGAATGCAAGTGTTTATCCGAATGCAGTTGCTGTGACGTATTTGTCTTTTGTGTCGAACATTTGGATGACGTATGCGCATGCGAACTATCTTACAATCATCTAGTACCTTGTATTTCTTCTATGTTTGGAATCAACATTTACTTTAATGATACTTTATGCGTAGGTGGTACACTCAACCAATCAtacatgataaaaatgataGAAGAGGCCAAGTATATCATGCCCATTATCAATGGAGGTCCAGCCGATCATAGTAACACCAGTTTGGGATGTCTTCTctatgaaaaaattgaattgcaTCGGGAGAAAGTTATCCCTATCACTTTCGGAAATAACAACCATTCAATTAAACGCTCAGTTGTAGTGAATGGAGAATCCTGTACACAATTCGACACGGCTGCAAACACAATTAGTGATCTGTTATCAAATATCGTTATGGAAATGTCAaagatttctttgaaataa